ctgccaggtatagtcccCACCCCCATAAAAGTGTGCCTTCCTATCTGTTTGACTCACTTTGGccaccagtgctcaggaaaaTAGCTAAGTTAGGATTAGTGGATTCAGATATGAGCACCTAAATGGCAAGTTTGTTCACATTCTATCAGCCCCATACGGCAGCCATCAGCTACCCTTGAAGCCCACTTATTCTGTACACTGTGGAATAAAACATATGATTTCTTGGGGACTAGTGACTTAGGCTGCAGCAATAAGTTTTACAGGAAATTCGGTACTAACTTTGACACAGGCTTTATGAGTCTGCAAATTTTCCTCACAGAAAAGGATTTTAAGAGGAGAAATTAATGAAgcagatagtttttattgaacaaaatttactacacttgatcttagccaaaagttCAAGAAGTGATATTGAACAAAATTTACCTAGAAAGACATAAGAGATAAAGTACATGTTCAAGAAGGAACATGGGCTTCTACAGaataaaaaaagcaagaaaatatacataaagacaacaaacaaaatatatatgcaagaaAGAACACAGTCCTGAAGAACAAGGTTCAAATAACTTTAgggaagagcttttttttttttaatatgatttttattttgatcatcgtggcttacatattgttgacaatattattttaggtacatatttacataaaagcaagggggattcccatcaccagattgtctttacctatacctccatttttgtcctccctcccatttcctcttccctcaccctcagggcggctagaatatgtggtctcctctgtatctgacccactacctagtagtcctGGGCTGTCTCAGAGAGAGCGTATGTCCTCAGATAATTGATTTGGTTTTTTTATGCTtagtaattagaaaaaaattgcatcTTGTATTCAAGAAACACCAGGCACTAAGATAACCACTTATTTTTTTCAGCCACTTTTAATGAGGATTGATCACTCAAATAGGTACTGAAGTGGTCCAGGGTTCCATTTCAATTCATTTCTTATTAACAAGCTGGTGGTTCAGTGTAAAACTCCAAGAGTGAGCCTTGTACTTCATGCAGTAGAGAGGAGTAAACCAGTTCATGTTGGTGGTATTTAAGGAAAGAGAAACACACCCCTACAATTTTGGAGTCTTCGGGGGCTTCAGAACTGTACCCAATGATGCTTATGCCCATCTGGTACCCAGCGATTAAATTGGGTCTgatacatgtaaggcaaggaCATTAACACTTTTCACTAGTTCTCTGGCCTTCATAATATTCCTTCCTAAGACCCCCTCTGAGGGCCTTAGTAACCTTTTAATTCTAAAATCCCCTTTTGATTTTACTTCTGGGCCAACCTAGCTGTTGGCCTCAGTCAACCTCAGTCAGGGCTTTTTCTGACTAAAGAATTACTCTTAGTGGTATACCTGGGATTAaatgatgccagagatagaactcaggtcagcagcatgcaaggtgagTGTCCTACCCTGTTACAACTGTGTCTCAGGAAAATCCTTACAAATGCCTTTCTTCAGGGTTACTGTGAATAGTCccaataattaaaaatcattgCTTTGTTAAGTACTGAGTAGTAAACAGAAAGGAGTTTATACCCCAGCACTATGATAGGGAATAAAGCAGCTTCTGCAAGAGGACAGCACTGGACACATCCCCCATTATATGCATTCAGGCAAGAGGACAGAGAAAACTCTCATCCTCTTTTGGGAGATAGTGATCCACCGACAAAATGGAAGGCTCAGTGAGAAGAGACCAAGAGGAAAGCAAGGTAGAATCATGTGACTCTAGCAGCACTAACCCAATAGAGTTATGCTAGAGGACAACAGAAGCAGAGACCTATCAGGTAATGAGATAGGGATATAGATGATTTCTGAAACCATGTTAGATTTAGGTCAGAATTTctcatccacttttttcccctgtaactttctctcttttttcactTCTCACTTTTCTCTGTGACCCTCTAGTTTCATGTTCATGGCCCCCAActtacataatttttttcctgGGATCCTTGGAACTTACTGAGGACTCAAAGGAATCATTATGGTCTCCTGGATAATTTATACTTGCTCATACCATTTTCTACTCTCTTTTTTGAATTTCAAGTATTGGCTAGATTCTGCTATGAAAGTGTTCAGTTTTTTTCATGAACTAATTAGGTGGAAAATCAGTTATTACCCATGTTGCTCAGTGCTTAAGAACAAAGTAAAACAGATTCAGCATATTTAAATAGTTAACCATTCTAAGCAGGACAGAACTATTGGAAGTGATTATATTCTTACAATACTCTTTATTGTTATCCTTAGAAAGACAGCAGTATATAactcactggtgaagggaagtgttctttttatgactgaaacccaactacaatcatgtatgtaatcatggtgcttaaataaagaaaaatataaaaataaggtcAAACCAGATTTGCCACTTCACAGACAAACTTACCTTATTtctgtaataaatataaatgtcataTTCATATGACATttacaataattaataataaattataagtaaaaataaatgtcatataaagaaatacaactgTCATATAGATTTCAAACTGTCCCATTCTTAATATTAATTCAcgaagaacaaaataataattattagaaGGAATTTGTAAAAATGGAGACTATAAATGCTAGTTATTAAGTTATTAAATAGGTTGATCTGTAGGACAGGTAAAATAGTAGCCTGAATTAATGGATGCCATTATTTCTTAAGTATAAGGAAAGGTTGAGATAAATGCTAAAGGATGAGAGTAAACCAAGCTCAGCAAAAAATCCACAGAGCAACAGCATTTGTCTAAAAGTCTGAGCTTGGCTTTGAGTAAAGAAGTCTAGTGGTCACTAGCACCATGCCTGCATAATGGATGTGCTTAAACACTAGCACATCCTCAGACTGGCCAGTTATCATCTTCCTGCTTTCCCTCTTCTCtagagaaagaaactttttcctctttgttaatatttcagaaaataaatcactcctgtgAAAAGAGAAACTTTGGGCTTCTCTATCAATTGCCTGTCATCCTGTAGGATGTGCTTCCCCTATACCTGTTTCTTCCTATGGTTAACAGATCATAAGTCACAAGGCTGCTGCTGCACTAGCCATGGCTCTACTGTTGATTCTGGTAGCTTCCTGAGTCCAGAATTAGAGTCAAACCTGACTCACCTAATGTACCAAATCTACTTCTTGACATCCATCAGAATATGTTGTCCTAATTTTATTTCCACTGACAAAATCATGTACATGTAGACAGAGAGAGGCTTCTTGTCATACAGTGAATAACCAGTCATTATtcactgaaaaaagaaatgaaagaattaaaaattagaaaaacatttcattgATACATACAGTGTTttaaaacaaactgaaaataagTTGTAAAGAATGACCCTAATCATGTGTTTTATCATCTGTTTTATCAAAGTTTCCAAGGATAATTGAGAGCTAATATTTGTATGTTACTTTTCACTTCAGATATTCCCACAATGAAGTCGAACAGGACCATCCTGACAGATTTCATCCTGGTTGGGTTTTCCTTTTACCCACAAGTGCAAACATTCTTCTTCATAGTATtctttggattctatttgctcaCCCTCATAGGCAACCTGGCCATCATGGTTCTCACATGGGCTGACCGATATCTCCACACCCCCATGTACCTCTTCCTCAGTGCACTGTCCTTCTCTGAGACCTGCTATACCATGACTATCATCCCCAGGATGCTGGCTGACCTACTTTTCACAAGCAGAAGAATTTCCATTTCTGGATGTGGCCTGCAGATGTACTTCTTCTTGGGACTTGGTGGTACCAATTGCATCATCCTCACTTTAATGGGATATGATCGTTTTTTGGCCATCTGCAATCCCCTCAGATATCCACTGCTAATGACCAACATGGTCTGTGGATGGCTTGTGGCCCTAGCCTGGGCTGGTGGCTTCCTTATCTCTCTGGTAGAAACCATATTGATATTTCAGGACTTCTTCTGTGGCTCCAACCATATTCAGCATTTTTTCTGCCACATGAGGGCTGTAGTCAAGCTGTCTTGTCTTGACAGTAACCGTAAGACAATTGTGGTGACCATAATCTCTGTGTCTGGACTGCTGGGCACCTTCCTTCTCATCATTCTCACTTATGTGTTCATTCTTTCTACTGTACTCAGGATCCCCTCTGCTGAGGGCAAACAAAAAGCATTTTCTACTTGTGCATCCCACATCATAGTGGTTCTCATTCATTTTGGCTTTGCATCTATCGTCTATCTAAAGCCTGAAAGCTCTGGGAGTGAAGATACCCTTATCTCAATCCCCTATACAGTCGTTACTCCTTTCCTTAGCCCTCTTATTTTTAGCCTCAGGAACAAGGATATGAAGAATGCTTTAAGAAAAGTACTTGGGAAGTCATGTACcttaagtaaataatattttattgctattactACATACTTGAATGTTTTTTGAAGTCAGTAAGATATAACAGTTCTGTGATATTGGTTGTTTACAGAGGTTTGTGGGGATCCTCCATAGCTGAGCTATGAAATCTCAGTAATAACTACATAGCACATCAAGGAAAAGGTCTGACCTTTTACAGCTTGTCTCTGCAGATAAATTCTGCCACTTAACCTTTGGTGTCTGCACCTTGATTGAAATAGTCACTGTGGACATCACATGGTAATGTTTCAAAACATGTCAGTTTGAGGCAAAGTTGTGTGGACCTGTGCCTACTGGATGATAAGTCACTTCCATTGCAGATGAACTGAGTGAATCAAATAAAATCACCTCTGTGCATGTGGGTTTGACATGTGTACTTGTAAGTTGTTTATACTGCAAAGATACTAGTAGGTATGAAGAGTGCCATTTGTAGTTGTGTCCATCCACAGAATATCTAGTGCTGACTTCTAAACATTGATCCAATCAAGCAGCCAGGAACATGGAGATCATACGTTCTATAACTAGAGGAACCTGTGGATATGTTTTAAAAAAGacccatttaaaatatataaagatatttaaatgaaaatattaatgaaaaagcaACACCAAATCTGAATGTTAAAATGTATGACAAGGATATGGTTTCAACTTAGACTTCATACGATTAGACGGTAACTGTCCAAacccgaaccctagatctcagatgtAGAActaacacagttctccacaacagctccaggaaccaaactccctctgggacattcttaatactgctttgaCACCAATATGCgccagttttggtatgacatcctgacaacgatgaaatggcaacaacttggtctaaaagCATGTTGTATCATCCCAACACCTAAcaacaagatgaaatcaaaagatacatagtctttggggccagagagatagcacagcagtaaggcatttgccttgcatgcagaaggaccatggttcaaatcccgacatcccatatggtcccccgagcctgccaggggcaatttctgaacgtagagccaggagtagcccctgagcgccaccggatgtgacccaaaaacaaaaaacaaaaaacaaaaaaaccacatagTCTTTGATCAGTACAAAACCCAAGATcattaactacagaagactgactgtgggcctggagaaatagcacagtggcatttgccttgcaagcagccaatccaggaccaaaggtggttggttcgaatcccagtgtcccatatggtcccctgtgcctgccaggagttatttctgagcagacagtcaggagtaacccctgagcaccgccgggtgtgacccaaaaaccaaaaaaaaaaaaaaaaagaagaagaagaagaagactgactgtgaccccTATAACTGggtagaacttatcctgggaccaataaaaaagaccctagtttagggtttggcctacgacctgtacaacaaccaagatctctaattccagaggtctgactgagacaactgcaactgcgcagaacttctgaaaacataatgaaaggctCTATCCTATGCTTCGTCCCTAGGAtccgtgcaaaaaccaagactgccaactacagaagattgattaaaacaaccatgatggaacagaacttgtggcactgtaaagaaagactctattctatgacatgtgcaaatactgagaacactagttacagaggcctgattttatcatctacaatGGAGctgaaaacttccagacatcacaaaaggacttaGGAAAGAgtaagagcatgtacagagcctgtagttattctcatgacagtttacttcaagggtggagaaaccgtgtatctcttaggccaggggaatttcctttctagtctccccaatttttactgtgcctagtaatataatatatatttatataatataataaaatatagcacaaattaattttttttgtaattgttgttgcttgttttgtggggtttttttcccccttttttccctgtgctttcattcatctttatttcaggaccatggttagtgtttggttgttgtctttattgctgtgatacTTTTCAgggattttctttttcattttttttctgtttttgttctgggggaggttgatttttcttgtattatttttgttttccttcctttttccttttctgttcttaaactgatatttacagtctctagaaggactcctcccatcttttgcttgtttaaatttttgccctctcctttttttttttttttttaccttcaaacagaaccacataacttcaaccatcttgttctgccccacaaattgagggggaaacaatagagggcaccaagaccaaacagtcatatgaacattgagtaggaataaaaaatgatcagaattgaataccaaatccaaagccaactacaacagaatcgatacccaatctacaacaggctagcaGCTTATACTAGCAGCTTATACTAGCAGTTCATGGAGCAAAGGatgggagatatgagatgcatgctagaAACAGGGATTGagtgaggacaacattggtggtgggaatgcccctgattcaatgtcactatgtacctgaaatactactgtgaatgattagtaatccactttggtcaaaataaaaattattaataaaaatattaaaagacagTTATTTTTCATTGTGCAAAAAATTTATGACAAGGAAGTGTTTtggaataagaaaataaacactcTATCTTCTATGGTATAGGAGTGTCCATGGTATAGGGTGTCTTTATGGCTAGGATCTTAATAGGTTTCCCTGGattataactaaaaataatttatctgatTTATATTCAAAAGCTATAAACagaggcagagaaataatacagaattaAAGGAATATGCCTTCTATGTGATTCAACCAGATTTGATACCAAATACCAATTTGTTTCCAAGTATCATTAGCTATATCCCtagagctcctgagcactgttattGAAGTGacctaaatatatacatataaatagttcataaagcacaataaaaaacaacaaacaaccaaTTGATATGGAATAAATATTTAGTAGACATTTTTCCCAAGAATATACAGGATGGCTAGCATATTTAAAAGGTTTACCTCATCACTTATCAATAGGGAATGCAATTTAGTATCACAGTGACCTGTCATCTCATAATTTGGGGTGGTGTcatacaaacagaaaaaatattaaatgcaaaTGACAATGTGGAGAGTAGgaaggttttatttattgttgattGGACTGCATATGGGTGCAGCCACTGTAGATAACATGAAGATTTCACAATAAAATTAAGACTAAAAATACTATGTGAGCCAGATTTTTTCCCACATTTGGGTACTtatccaaataaatttaaaatagaaatgctgAGATAAGACATCATAAGTTTCTATAAGTGCTGCCACAGTAACCAAGCTTTGCACCATGGTCATATGGTTGAATAAGAGAACATGGTGCTTTCACATGTGAGAAAACTACAACTAATGAACAAAAAAAAGCATATGTTGCCATGTACTACCACACAGACATGAAAGGCGTCATGCTGAGTAAGATAAGCAGATAAACTTTACAGTGTGGAATATTTAaagcaaaatcaaatcaaattaccAAATtacattaaaggaaataaaactctTCGTGTCTGATCACAGAATGGTGACAGAACAGAAGTGGGTTATGATAGTTCCTGGGAAAAGGAGTGGGTTCTGTGATAGTGAATGGAAATATTGGGATGTTGGAGAAATTGAATGCAAATAAGAATTGTCTACCAGATAGTTAGATTCTGAACTCAAACATAAAATAagcttatttgtttcatttttctaataaaaggTATTTATTCTCTTCCTTGTCATCCACTTCTCTCTCCAGCAGCCAGGTTCTTGCCCTTGGAATGTGAGATCCCTGGACTCACTTGAGACAACACTTGggtctttttttcttcctgggtaGTCCACTTCTCTAGTGCTTTTCGCTAACCCTCTTAGAGAAAAAGATTCTGTTcctttattaaattaattcaatatatgtatttattgacTATTATTTCCAAATTGATCATTTGAACACAGACTTCCTGTCCATGCCATATTCCCAATAATGATGCCTAACCATGTCTTTCCAACTCAGAATGCCCAGGTGGAGATTTCCTTACTTTCTTATATTCGTACTCCTTGTGTGTTAATGTGAGTTATCACCTTTCCCTCAAATTAGTCAATTATCATTGCTGCTGGAACTCTTTTTTATGATATTCATTGGTCCTTCCCTAGTGTGGCTGTGTGTAGTACCATCATTTAGAAGTGACATCAAACTTCTCTTATTACAACAATGGGGTGGGGAAGATTCAATGCCA
The Suncus etruscus isolate mSunEtr1 chromosome 4, mSunEtr1.pri.cur, whole genome shotgun sequence genome window above contains:
- the LOC126006777 gene encoding olfactory receptor 10X1, coding for MKSNRTILTDFILVGFSFYPQVQTFFFIVFFGFYLLTLIGNLAIMVLTWADRYLHTPMYLFLSALSFSETCYTMTIIPRMLADLLFTSRRISISGCGLQMYFFLGLGGTNCIILTLMGYDRFLAICNPLRYPLLMTNMVCGWLVALAWAGGFLISLVETILIFQDFFCGSNHIQHFFCHMRAVVKLSCLDSNRKTIVVTIISVSGLLGTFLLIILTYVFILSTVLRIPSAEGKQKAFSTCASHIIVVLIHFGFASIVYLKPESSGSEDTLISIPYTVVTPFLSPLIFSLRNKDMKNALRKVLGKSCTLSK